The following coding sequences are from one Diachasmimorpha longicaudata isolate KC_UGA_2023 chromosome 6, iyDiaLong2, whole genome shotgun sequence window:
- the LOC135163981 gene encoding uncharacterized protein LOC135163981 isoform X1, translated as MTSPPIKYTTNRAIDHFNVAATLMKIIGYVDCIEGLRELPKSPSKWIYKCILNNNDGRRVRILCSGDDALKYKDEIKMYQIIKITGGIIKAANPQYRRSTDTVSDKEFQFARRSTFDIFGTFNITNGADNGRSKVISYKKLRWRTFVLLAGQSRSLDGSKSHSEALPCPD; from the exons ATGACATCTCCACCTATTAAATATACGACCAACAGAGCCATTGATCATTTCAATGTTGCAGCTACACTCAT gaaAATCATCGGCTACGTCGACTGCATTGAAGGCCTGAGAGAGTTGCCAAAGTCTCCATCTAAGTGGATTTACAAGtgcattttaaataacaatgatgGCAGAAGGGTTCGCATACTTTGCTCGGGGGATGATGCTCTCAAATACAAGGATGAGATCAAGATGTATCAG ataataaaaatcactggaggGATTATTAAAGCGGCCAATCCACAGTATCGGCGATCAACGGACACTGTGAGcgacaaagaatttcaatttgcacGTAGGAGCACTTTCGACATCTTTGGCACATTTAACATTACGAATGGAGCTGACAATGGAAGGTCGAAGGTCatctcatataaaaaattgagatggagAACGTTTGTGCTGCTCGCGGGCCAGTCCAGATCACTGGATGGCTCAAAGAGCCATTCAGAAGCATTACCATG TCCTGACTGA
- the LOC135163981 gene encoding uncharacterized protein LOC135163981 isoform X2, with amino-acid sequence MTSPPIKYTTNRAIDHFNVAATLMKIIGYVDCIEGLRELPKSPSKWIYKCILNNNDGRRVRILCSGDDALKYKDEIKMYQGTLREKKYQRINNINAQFSFLDNKNHWRDY; translated from the exons ATGACATCTCCACCTATTAAATATACGACCAACAGAGCCATTGATCATTTCAATGTTGCAGCTACACTCAT gaaAATCATCGGCTACGTCGACTGCATTGAAGGCCTGAGAGAGTTGCCAAAGTCTCCATCTAAGTGGATTTACAAGtgcattttaaataacaatgatgGCAGAAGGGTTCGCATACTTTGCTCGGGGGATGATGCTCTCAAATACAAGGATGAGATCAAGATGTATCAG ggaaccttgagggaaaaaaaatatcaacgaataaataacataaatgccCAGTTCAGTTTTCTAG ataataaaaatcactggaggGATTATTAA
- the LOC135163980 gene encoding brain tumor protein — protein sequence MASPTPSLESRANSLGSLVSLSPLTVSGSSPPASDSAICDVDSCDICLDSGKPGDGTCHCRVGRGVRCTGCKSTESDAVARCFDCANFLCPNCVMAHQFMHCFEGHRVLNLGDSKMESSTESRTNLVISGGNGTNGEKALFCPRHKSELLKYFCRTCTVPVCKECTITDHPGSLHDCVHISEVGPQQLESVARAVADCRAKAADVRAAVKAADHGAARLQVQYHKAQNEINDTFQFYRSMLEERKQDILKELESVFSAKQISLGVVTQKANEMADKIQQTCDFVEKLTKYTTITEVLMVKKLLDSKLQILLNYTPDISTQSADLEFVSNYQAIQVGVRNTFGYIRSSTESNSVGPSKQPPIARPTALSSGGNSSNASSGPGSAGSLGGLLLDRPYSNGLVSNSTCASTSPPSFESNVISKRFSSVNSLGPFSTTISDLNLNGMNNPYEKWSNGGSDTYAVTTNDHFSMTTTNGPTDSVLDLTSKLMSAAAIFPPKSQIKRQKMIYHCKFGEFGVMEGQFTEPSGVAVNAQNIIVADTNNHRIQIFDKEGRFKFQFGECGKRDGQLLYPNRVAAVRPSGDIIVTERSPTHQIQIYNQYGQFVRKFGANILQHPRGVTVDSKGRIVVVECKVMRVIIFDQAGNVLQKFGCSKHLEFPNGVVVNDKQEIFISDNRAHCVKVFNYEGAYLRQIGGEGITNYPIGVGINAAGEILIADNHNNFNLTIFTQEGQLVSALESKVKHAQCFDVALMDDGSVVLASKDYRLYIYRYVQVPPIGM from the coding sequence ATGGCCTCCCCGACACCCTCGTTGGAATCACGCGCAAATTCCCTCGGCTCCCTGGTATCACTGTCCCCGCTAACAGTTAGCGGGAGTTCACCACCAGCAAGTGATTCTGCTATCTGCGACGTTGACAGTTGCGATATTTGCCTTGACTCGGGTAAACCGGGTGACGGTACCTGTCACTGTCGTGTTGGACGTGGTGTAAGGTGCACAGGTTGTAAATCAACAGAATCAGACGCTGTGGCACGTTGCTTCGACTGTGCCAATTTTCTCTGTCCAAATTGCGTTATGGCACATCAATTTATGCACTGCTTTGAGGGACACAGAGTCCTAAATCTTGGTGATTCTAAGATGGAATCAAGCACTGAATCACGAACAAATCTTGTGATAAGCGGTGGTAATGGTACAAACGGTGAGAAAGCATTATTCTGTCCACGTCACAAGTCAGAATTACTGAAATATTTCTGTCGTACTTGTACAGTACCAGTGTGCAAGGAATGTACAATAACAGATCATCCTGGCTCACTTCACGATTGCGTTCACATCTCAGAAGTTGGACCACAACAATTGGAGTCAGTTGCAAGAGCTGTTGCTGATTGTCGAGCCAAAGCTGCTGATGTTAGAGCCGCTGTTAAAGCCGCTGATCATGGTGCTGCAAGACTTCAAGTGCAGTATCACAAAGCACAGAATGAGATTAACGATACATTTCAATTCTACCGTTCGATGCTGGAGGAACGTAAGCAGGACATTCTCAAAGAGCTTGAATCTGTTTTCTCCGCAAAACAGATATCTCTGGGCGTTGTAACGCAAAAAGCCAATGAAATGGCTGACAAGATTCAACAGACTTGTgactttgttgaaaaattaaccAAGTATACAACCATAACTGAAGTACTGATGGTGAAAAAATTACTTGACTCGAAGCTTCAGATACTTCTCAATTACACACCTGACATTTCCACGCAATCAGCTGATCTTGAATTTGTCAGTAATTATCAGGCTATTCAGGTCGGTGTTAGAAACACATTTGGATATATTCGAAGTAGCACAGAGAGTAATAGCGTTGGACCGAGTAAACAACCACCAATAGCAAGACCAACGGCATTATCAAGTGGTGGAAATAGTAGCAATGCAAGCAGTGGGCCTGGTAGTGCTGGCTCATTGGGTGGTCTACTACTTGACAGACCCTACAGCAATGGCCTTGTATCAAATTCAACTTGTGCATCAACATCACCACCATCATTCGAGAGTAACGTTATATCAAAACGTTTTAGCTCTGTTAACAGTCTTGGTCCATTTTCAACAACAATAAGTGATCTCAATCTCAATGGTATGAATAATCCATATGAGAAATGGAGCAATGGTGGTAGTGATACGTACGCTGTAACCACAAATGATCATTTCTCAATGACAACGACAAATGGACCAACCGACTCCGTCCTCGATCTTACGTCAAAGCTCATGTCGGCCGCTGCTATCTTTCCACCAAAATCACAGATTAAACGACAAAAGATGATCTATCACTGTAAATTCGGTGAATTTGGAGTTATGGAGGGACAATTTACTGAACCATCGGGAGTTGCTGTCAATGCACAAAATATCATTGTCGCTGATACAAATAATCACAGAATTCAGATATTCGATAAAGAGGGAcgttttaaatttcaatttgggGAATGTGGTAAACGCGATGGACAATTACTGTATCCAAATCGTGTTGCTGCTGTACGTCCATCCGGTGATATTATTGTTACCGAACGATCACCAACACATCAAATACAAATCTACAATCAGTATGGACAATTTGTACGTAAATTTGGTGCCAATATACTCCAACATCCACGTGGTGTTACTGTTGATTCGAAGGGACGTATTGTTGTGGTTGAGTGTAAAGTTATGAGAGTTATAATATTCGATCAAGCTGGCAATGTACTCCAAAAATTTGGCTGCTCAAAGCATCTTGAATTTCCAAATGGTGTTGTTGTTAATGACAAACAGGAGATATTCATCAGTGACAATCGTGCACACTGTGTCAAAGTATTTAATTACGAGGGTGCTTATCTACGCCAAATTGGTGGTGAGGGTATAACAAATTATCCAATTGGCGTTGGTATTAATGCCGCTGGTGAAATACTTATTGCTGATAATCACAATAATTTCAATCTAACGATATTTACACAAGAGGGACAACTTGTATCAGCACTCGAGAGTAAAGTCAAGCATGCACAGTGCTTTGATGTTGCACTTATGGATGATGGATCTGTTGTACTTGCCAGCAAGGATTATCGTCTTTATATATATCGTTATGTACAAGTACCACCAATTGGCATGTAG